A part of Aspergillus flavus chromosome 5, complete sequence genomic DNA contains:
- a CDS encoding imidazoleglycerol-phosphate dehydratase (unnamed protein product) translates to MSLPQRTASLTRITNETKIQISLSLDGGVLPPYEPTDHFPAPEDPKEAEAATHGIVPPKDAHHATQFTATQQITVSTGIGFLDHMLHALAKHSGMSLAIRAKGDLYIDDHHTTEDTFLALGAAFTKALGARQSIARFGRGDAPLDEALSWAVIDISSRPWAVINLGFRREKIGDLSTEMITHGLQSFAQEAGVTLHVCCTYGDNDHHRAESAFKALAVAIRTACTRRVAGEVGAGDIVSTKGVL, encoded by the exons atgtccCTCCCTCAGCGTACAGCCTCCCTCACTAGAATCACCAACGAGACGAAGATTCAAATCTCGCTATCCTTGGATGGAGGCGTCCTTCCTCCTTATGAACCAACCGATCATTTCCCCGCCCCTGAAGACCCCAAGGAGGCCGAAGCCGCGACGCACGGAATTGTCCCTCCCAAAGATGCCCACCATGCGACGCAGTTCACCGCCACACAGCAGATCACCGTGAGCACGGGAATTGGCTTCCTCGACCATATGCTGCACGCTCTCGCGAAGCATTCAGGAATGAGTTTGGCCATCAGAGCCAAGGGAGACCTGTACA TTGATGACCACCACACCACCGAAGATACTTTCCTTGCTCTTGGAGCAGCCTTCACCAAAGCCCTGGGCGCCCGGCAATCTATTGCCCGCTTCGGTCGCGGCGATGCACCTCTCGACGAGGCTCTCTCGTGGGCTGTCATTGATATCTCCAGCCGTCCCTGGGCTGTGATCAACCTTGGTTTCCGTCGTGAAAAGATCGGCGATCTTAGCACGGAGATGATCACGCACGGTTTGCAGAGCTTTGCTCAAGAAGCGGGTGTGACTCTTCATGTGTGCTGCACCTACGGTGACAATGACCACCATCGCGCGGAGAGTGCATTCAAAGCCTTGGCTGTGGCTATTCGCACAGCGTGCACTAGGAGGGTGGCCGGTGAAGTCGGCGCAGGAGATATTGTCAGTACCAAGGGTGTGCTGTAA
- a CDS encoding nucleotide-diphospho-sugar transferase, producing the protein MRRGVLIFLVVNLLILSFLVRSVFTLLSLLVEDASADAIHRAELPSPNSSLIEQRPQVIPKIIHQTYKNETIPEVWREAQQSCIDLHPDYEYILWTNEKAREFIAHEYPWFLATFDGYKYPIQRADSIRYFVLAHYGGTYIDLDDGCNRRLDPLLSYPAWVRRTAPTGISNDAMGSVPQHPFFLRVIELLQSYDRSWLLPYITVMYSTGPLFLSVIWKEYMQEAMGESSRVRILMQDEYNRYSWSFFTHHVGNSWHGKDARLIFWMGQHWMFLTVCGFILVGSVGFCLWWVYGRLILLGSKYRYRYTKVPTFISVSGLSPTRRPRRPTPTLLRRVSFKEDEETGPITETSYELYSRRD; encoded by the exons ATGCGGAGAGGCGTCTTGATCTTCCTCGTTGTCAACCTCCTGATTCTATCTTTCCTTGTTCGCAGTGTCTTCACCCTTCTATCATTGCTAGTGGAAGATGCTTCCGCCGATGCAATTCATCGCGCGGAGCTTCCCTCGCCAAATTCCAGTCTGATCGAGCAGCGGCCGCAAGTAATCCCTAAGATCATCCACCAAACCTACAAGAACGAGACAATTCCTGAAGTGTGGAGGGAGGCGCAACAAAGTTGCATTGACTTGCATCCTGACTATGAGTATATT CTTTGGACGAACGAGAAGGCGCGCGAATTCATCGCACATGAATACCCCTGGTTCCTCGCTACCTTTGATGGTTACAAGTATCCTATCCAGCGAGCAGACTCAATCCGATACTTTGTCCTGGCCCACTATGGCGGCACATACATTGACCTTGATGAC GGCTGCAACCGTCGTTTAGACCCCCTCCTCTCTTACCCTGCTTGGGTACGTCGCACCGCTCCGACAGGCATTTCCAATGATGCGATGGGATCTGTTCCGCAGCACCCGTTCTTCCTTCGGGTGATCGAACTGTTACAGTCGTACGACCGTAGCTGGTTGCTTCCATACATCACAGTGATGTACTCCACTGGACCTCTGTTCCTTTCGGTGATCTGGAAGGAATATATGCAGGAAGCTATGGGCGAATCGTCGCGGGTTCGGATTCTGATGCAGGACGAGTACAACAGGTATTCATGGAGCTTTTTCACCCACCACGTCGGTAATAGCTGGCACGGTAAAGATGCACGCTTGATTTTCTGGATGGGACAGCATTGGATGTTCCTGACGGTGTGCGGCTTTATCCTTGTAGGGTCCGTTGGTTTCTGCCTCTGGTGGGTTTATGGTCGACTGATTTTGTTGGGCTCGAAGTATCGTTATCGGTACACCAAGGTTCCAACATTCATCTCTGTTTCCGGCCTATCCCCTACTCGCAGACCACGGCGCCCGACCCCGACATTGCTGCGCCGTGTCTCTTTtaaagaggacgaagaaacAGGGCCTATCACTGAGACCTCATACGAGCTCTACAGTCGTCGTGATTGA
- a CDS encoding putative centromere protein Cse4 (histone H3-like centromeric protein cse-4): MPPKTGGGRKVIAASRAKADGAGKESAAAKGSPSTRGRKSAGGARAGKRPAGASRKSDVQPGDPTPQGRHRRYRPGTVALKEIRKYQRSYDLLIRKLPFARLVREVALDLLPADVGSELRWQSQAIMALQEAAEAFLVHLFEDTNLCALHAKRVTIMQKDIQLARRIRGAWGGLG; this comes from the exons ATGCCACCGAAGACAGGAGGAGGTCGCAAGGTAATCGCCGCATCGCGAGCAAAGGCGGACGGTGCCGGAAAAGAAAGCGCAGCTGCAAAAGGGTCCCCTTCGACTCGAGGACGCAAGTCCGCTGGAGGTGCCAGAGCGGGGAAGCGACCGGCTGGTGCATCGAGGAAATCAGATGTCCAAC CTGGCGATCCTACCCCTCAGGGCCGCCATCGCCGTTACAGACCGGGCACTGTTGCCCTCAAAGAAATCCGCAAATACCAACGTTCTTATGACCTCCTTATACGAAAGCTCCCATTCGCAAGACTTGTGCGCGAAGTTGCATTGGATCTACTCCCCGCAGATGTAGGATCCGAATTGCGCTGGCAGTCGCAAGCCATCATGGCGCTGCAGGAGGCCGCGGAAGCCTTTCTTGTTCATCTATTCGAGGACACGAACCTGTGTGCTCTACACGCGAAGCGAGTGACTATCATGCAGAAAGATATCCAGCTTGCTCGGAGAATCCGTGGCGCTTGGGGTGGATTAGGCTGA
- a CDS encoding putative alpha/beta hydrolase domain-containing protein 1,3 produces MASAETSATTLLTSFPVPILLSGLLVMGMLSWLRPSGRVSFFHSKDNNLILKKVGKGTKQQITLTDLCRTATPKTCTLNPFLFNGHLQTAWTTVKFDDVPVYYKRWMFEADNPMFSGHFAVDFVVDPFEAPKDSQLTDQERKYTQPSGLPERTAFFAADEFDALPSDDTKPMLVVLHGLSGGSHEIYLRHVLAPLIADGAWEACVINSRGCAQTKITSGVLYNARATWDVRQAIKWLRKTFPNRPLFGIGFSLGANILTNYLGEEGEACQLKAAVLCASPWNLEVSSVSLQSSWIGLEVYSKVMGSNMKRLFEHHVDEVSKNPRVDIDAVRSTKYLHEFDRALQCASWGYPTEGAYYRDASSVDSLLAIKIPFFAVQAEDDPIATVKALPFQEIGQTPYGVMMTTSWGGHLGWFELGGSRWFVKPVTNFLNLMAKDVDLEAPFLVENPDKAPGHVANNTSNLDVTPKPDFNPMRRKLDFQSALLN; encoded by the exons ATGGCTTCCGCTGAGACCTCCGCCACTACTCTCTTGACCTCCTTTCCGGTGCCAATTTTACTGTCGGGATTGCTCGTAATGGGCATGCTATCATGGTTGCGTCCGAGTGGTCGTGTTTCATTCTTCCACTCAAAAGACAATAACTTAATTCTGAAAAAAGTCGGGAAAGGAACCAAACAACAGATCACCTTGACGGATCTCTGTCGTACTGCCACACCAAAGACATGTACGCTCAACCCGTTTTTATTCAACGGTCATCTCCAGACGGCCTGGACTACGGTGAAATTTGATGACGTTCCTGTATACTATAAACGCTGGATGTTCGAAGCCGATAACCCGATGTTCAGCGGGCATTTCGCGGTGGATTTCGTTGTCGATCCATTCGAAGCTCCTAAAGATAGCCAACTGACAGATCAGGAGAGAAAATACACTCAACCATCGGGGTTACCGGAAAGGACAGCATTCTTTGCGGCAGATGAATTCGACGCGCTTCCTTCAGATGATACGAAACCCATGCTTGTTGTCCTCCATGGTCTGAGTGGTGGATCACACGAGATTTACCTCCGCCACGTCCTGGCACCCCTCATTGCTGATGGGGCATGGGAAGCGTGTGTTATCAATTCTAGGGGCTGTGCTCAAACTAAGATTACCAGCGGTGTGCTATATAATGCCCGTGCCACGTGGGATGTCCGTCAAGCCATCAAATGGCTTCGGAAGACATTTCCGAATCGACCATTGTTTGGGATCGGGTTTTCCCTCGGCGCAAATATCCTCACCAAT TATTTGGGCGAAGAAGGTGAGGCTTGCCAGTTGAAAGCTGCGGTACTTTGCGCAAGCCCTTGGAACCTAGAAGTAAGCTCCGTGAGCTTGCAAAGCAGCTGGATAGGACTCGAGGTCTACAGTAAAGTGATGGGATCAAACATGAAACGACTCTTTGAGCA TCACGTAGATGAGGTCTCCAAGAATCCTCgagttgatattgatgcagtTCGGAGCACTAAATACCTACATGAGTTCGACCG GGCTTTGCAATGTGCTTCATGGGGTTACCCCACAGAGGGCGCCTACTATCGTGATGCTTCGTCCGTTGACTCGCTTCTTGCTATTAAAATCCCTTTCTTTGCTGTACaagctgaagatgacccG ATTGCTACCGTCAAAGCACTTCCTTTCCAGGAAATCGGGCAAACCCCTTATGGTGTTATGATGACAACGTCCTGGGGTGGGCATCTTGGCTGGTTTGAACTTGGAGGCAGCAGATGGTTTGTGAAGCCA GTGACCAATTTCTTAAACCTCATGGCCAAGGACGTCGACCTCGAGGCTCCTTTCTTGGTCGAGAACCCCGACAAGGCTCCAGGCCACGTTGCTAACAATACCAGCAACCTCGATGTAACACCAAAACCTGATTTCAATCCCATGCGTCGCAAACTGGATTTCCAGTCTGCACTCTTGAACTAG
- a CDS encoding putative NADH-ubiquinone oxidoreductase B14 subunit (NADH-ubiquinone oxidoreductase subunit), producing the protein MTINPTYLAQRTRSSVNWTDARARVLKSYREWLRASPEIQTMYSLNMPVSAIRTKVRQEFEKHRYVKQLGAVDVLLFQSHAEFQETLNYWKQLSHVMKYFRPEEDPGARLPPNFISGFLEGRN; encoded by the exons ATGACCATCAATCCTACTTACCTCGCGCAGCGCACGCGCTCCT CTGTGAACTGGACCGATGCCAGGGCCCGCGTCCTCAAGTCCTACAGAGAATGGCTTAGAGCG TCCCCTGAGATCCAGACCATGTACTCTCTGAACATGCCGGTATCCGCCATCCGCACCAAGGTCCGCCAGGAGTTCGAGAAGCACCGCTATGTGAAGCAGCTCGGTGCTGTCGATGTCCTGTTATTCCAGAGCCACGCTGAGTTCCAG GAAACCCTTAACTACTGGAAGCAGCTTTCTCATGTGATGAAGTACTTCCGTCCAGAGGAAGACCCCGGTGCCCGGCTACCTCCTAACTTCATCTCGGGCTTCTTGGAAGGCCgcaattga
- a CDS encoding cohesin loading factor-domain-containing protein: MSYPPPPPHNGQYPSQYLQQPPIQPQQTIQPQQLLYNNAHPNVSPYQYGKPVVYPQVMIPAYPAYAHTYNQQPQPQPQPQPQPQSQPQPPPPQPQPPPQQQPPQPQYVNPSDLFNTPPLPSISPPQFSQRSSQYGGQPAVSTAAASNLSPAITTSAATQPTYYTAAGPNQGNQVYGKLPQATPSATPSTTPKPTPKPTPKSTPKVTPKTMPKTTAAIAPNPPTVRPLPVTATPPALSPRPVPQVLIPAPPPEIQQKPERPPSKKQAQRQASQMTPQKLAKPPIDYQVLLLAMADEYLNAAHSNGTMVALLKQELEVEEYYKLVATGLGCLEAVLKNWRLQPRVEALVRLRYARILFEETDNDLEAETALSKGIDLCERNRMLDLKYSMQHLLARMLHKTNPKASMKAVDGMIQDVEAYRHSAWEFAFRFLRVSLSLSSSAHQDSVAALQHLHKIANMANRNGDKAVSAMSAVIEALAHLQQGSGFDSIEQAQRALAVARSHQLNDELRHIPQLTTLVQMVDICCSLLEYDINQSSQKLKNLQDLMDERLNDPNWRADGSFSIPLSGKSAGPSSIDTGDILQVQNGTLLLSFNWLPQHDLYALCYFLSSITLSCKNSYDGRKAEKFLQEGIRMIQGSFKSPQDITESMVNANRRVEWRRTLYCNLLLQQVFLACGRTDWDLASKTLKDLRQEAQELGECLPDTVQCLMEYAEGTIAQATGDLKAALDAFQSPLLSLSPSTSKTARNDPQRDIALLAALNTVLILRDPTHASHFQLPNILATVESFCKGSPNKYIQAAYYLVCATVQTESTIQTKQFLQQALQSATAISNSQITCMTLTFMSWKYFRGVVGEQAEKSARAGRAMAKKANDRLWVSVTDEMLAETLERQGKNDEAKGVREEGHRVMMGLPSALKRPA; the protein is encoded by the exons ATGAGctatccaccaccaccacctcatAACGGCCAATATCCTTCGCAGTACCTGCAGCAGCCTCCTATTCAACCCCAGCAGACCATCCAGCCGCAGCAGCTACTGTACAATAATGCCCACCCGAACGTTTCGCCATATCAATATGGCAAGCCAGTTGTTTATCCTCAGGTCATGATCCCGGCGTATCCCGCCTACGCACACACATATAATCAAcagccacaaccacaaccacaaccacagcctcaacctcaatctcaacctcaaccgccgccgccgcaaccGCAACCGCCGCCGCAACAGCAACCGCCGCAACCTCAATATGTAAACCCATCCGACTTGTTCAACACGCCGCCTCTCCCTTCTATATCGCCTCCCCAATTTAGTCAGAGGTCATCCCAATATGGTGGACAACCGGCGGTCTCTACCGCTGCAGCAAGTAACCTATCCCCTGCAATCACTACCTCCGCCGCAACGCAACCAACGTACTACACTGCTGCTGGCCCAAACCAAGGGAACCAAGTTTATGGCAAGCTCCCACAGGCTACACCAAGTGCTACACCAAGCACAACACCGAAACCTACGCCGAAGCCTACGCCGAAATCCACACCAAAGGTTACACCAAAGACGATGCCCAAGACTACCGCCGCGATTGCACCGAATCCGCCAACTGTTCGACCCCTACCTGTTACCGCAACACCCCCGGCACTGTCACCCAGGCCTGTCCCTCAAGTCTTGATACCAGCTCCCCCCCCGGAAATACAGCAGAAACCCGAACGGCCGCCGTCCAAGAAGCAAGCGCAGCGACAAGCCAGTCAAATGACTCCACAAAAACTAGCAAAGCCTCCCATCGACTATCAGGTCCTGCTCCTGGCGATGGCAGATGAGTATCTCAACGCGGCCCATAGTAACGGAACCATGGTCGCCTTACTGAAACAAGAactggaagtggaggaaTACTATAAATTGGTCGCGACGGGTCTTGGTTGTTTGGAAGCGGTGTTGAAG AACTGGAGATTACAACCCCGAGTCGAAGCGCTTGTGCGATTAAGGTATGCGCGCATTCTGTTCGAGGAGACGGACAATGATCTCGAAGCGGAGACCGCATTGAGTAAAGGC ATTGACTTGTGCGAGCGG AACCGTATGCTGGACTTAAAATACAGCATGCAACATCTTTTGGCACGGATGCTACACAAGACAAATCCGAAGGCCTCAATGAAAGCTGTGGATGGGATGATCCAGGATGTAGAAGC ATATCGCCACTCTGCCTGGGAGTTTGCATTTCGTTTCCTTCGAGTATCCCTCTCGCTGTCTTCCTCAGCGCACCAGGACTCCGTTGCAGCTCTGCAACACCTGCACAAGATCGCTAACATGGCCAACCGCAATGGTGATAAGGCTGTTTCGGCCATGTCAGCCGTCATCGAGGCCCTTGCACATCTACAACAGGGATCCGGCTTCGACTCCATTGAACAGGCTCAGCGCGCCCTGGCGGTAGCCCGGAGCCACCAGCTTAATGACGAGCTTCGCCATATACCGCAGCTGACGACGCTGGTGCAGATGGTCGATATTTGTTGCAGCCTTCTTGAATATGACATCAATCAGTCGTCACAGAAGTTAAAGAACTTACAAGACCTGATGGACGAGCGGTTGAACGACCCTAACTGGCGTGCTGATGGGTCGTTCTCCATTCCTCTGAGCGGCAAATCGGCAGGGCCGTCGTCAATAGATACGGGGGACATCCTTCAGGTCCAGAATGGCACATTGCTCTTGAGCTTCAATTGGCTACCTCAGCATGACCTTTACGCGCTTTGTTATTTCTTAAGTTCCATCACGCTCAGCTGCAAGAACTCATACGATGGTCGTAAAGCCGAGAAGTTCCTCCAGGAGGGGATACGCATGATACAGG GGAGTTTCAAATCACCTCAGGACATCACCGAATCAATGGTCAATGCGAATAGGCGTGTAGAATGGCGCAGGACGCTGTATTGTAACctccttcttcaacaagtGTTCCTTGCCTGTGGCCGCACGGACTGGGACCTCGCCAGCAAAACGCTGAAGGATCTCCGacaagaagcgcaagagcTTGGCGAGTGCCTACCTGATACCGTTCAATGTCTGATGGAGTACGCTGAGGGTACCATTGCACAAGCAACTGGCGATCTGAAAGCTGCTCTCGACGCTTTTCAATCCCCTCTTCTTTCGTTATCTCCATCGACGAGCAAAACAGCCCGCAATGACCCCCAGCGTGACATTGCACTTCTTGCAGCCCTCAATACCGTTCTCATACTCCGTGATCCAACTCATGCGTCGCACTTTCAGCTCCCCAACATTCTGGCGACCGTTGAATCATTTTGCAAGGGTAGCCCTAACAAATATATCCAAGCAGCTTATTATCTTGTATGCGCTACCGTGCAGACCGAATCAACCATACAAACCAAGCAGTTCCTCCAGCAAGCTCTCCAGTCAGCCACGGCAATCAGCAATAGTCAGATTACTTGCATGACCCTGACCTTCATGAGTTGGAAGTATTTCCGTGGGGTCGTCGGTGAACAAGCTGAAAAGAGCGCGCGAGCAGGTCGTGCAATGGCAAAGAAAGCCAACGACCGACTCTGGGTCAGTGTCACGGACGAGATGCTCGCAGAAACCCTGGAGAGGCAGGGAAAGAATGACGAGGCGAAAGGCGTCCGCGAGGAGGGCCACCGGGTAATGATGGGACTGCCGTCAGCATTGAAAAGGCCCGCCTAG
- a CDS encoding DNA-directed RNA polymerase, which produces MPASVHSQDQDQSMMDATAAAPQEQEQQVEQEDVLEEKRIIVLPGATETAASFQFEGEGHTLGNALRYAIMKKCVLLFIVSVVDIVEFCGYTIPHPSETKMNLRIQTYDTTNAVEALEKGLDSLMDLCDVVTDKFTASRDAFNASEADKMNS; this is translated from the exons ATGCCTGCCTCCGTGCACTCCCAGGATCAGGACCAGTCCATGATGGACGCCACCGCCGCGGCAcctcaagaacaagaacagcagGTTGAGCAAGAAGATGTGTTGGAGGAAAAGCGGATCATTGTC CTTCCCGGGGCTACCGAGACAGCGGCTTCTTTCCAGTTTGAGGGCGAGGGTCATACATTGGGCAATGCGCTACGATATGCCATTATGAAGAAGTGCGTGCTGCTGTTCATTGTCTCTGTCGTTGACATT GTTGAATTCTGTGGATATACTATCCCCCATCCTTCCGAGACTAAGATGAACCTGCGCATTCAGACTTATG ACACAACGAACGCAGTGGAAGCACTGGAGAAGGGCTTGGATTCTCTGATGGATCTATGTGATGTTGTTACGGACAAGTTCACCGCCTCCCGTGATGCCTTTAATGCCTCTGAGGCTGATAAAATGAACTCTTAA
- a CDS encoding uncharacterized protein (ER-associated proteolytic system protein Der1, putative), whose amino-acid sequence MAAIWGNGGQAGQFPLEQWFYEMPPVTRWWTVATVATSVLVQCHILTPFQLFYSFRAVYVKSQYWRLLTTFLYFGPLSLDLLFHVFFLQRYSRLLEESSGRSPARFSWLLFYAMASLLLLSPFLSLPFLGTALSSSLVYIWGRRNPDTRLSFLGILVFTAPYLPWVLMAFSLVVHGIVPKDEICGVVVGHIWYFFNDVYPSLHGGHRPLDPPGWWIRLFESRASAGTDTANLNRDFAAAAAPEVR is encoded by the exons ATGGCCGCCATCTGGGGCAATGGGGGCCAAGCAGGGCAGTTTCCGCTCGAGCAATGGTTCTATGAAATGCCTCCGGTGACGCGCTGGTGGACAGTAGCCACAGTAGCTACATCTGTACTAGTCCAGTGTCATATCTTGACTCCGTTCCAGCTATTTTACAGCTTTCGCGCGGTCTATGTCAAGTCACAG TACTGGCGACTTCTTACGACATTTCTCTACTTCGGACCCCTTAGTCTAGACCTACTAttccatgtcttcttcttgcagCGATACTCGCGCCTTCTCGAAGAATCGTCTGGTCGATCCCCCGCTCGTTTCTCTTGGTTGCTCTTCTACGCCATGgcctctcttctccttctttccccgtTCCTCTCGCTTCCATTTTTGGGCACAGCCCTTTCCTCCAGCCTGGTGTATATTTGGGGTCGCCGTAACCCTGACACCCGTCTCAGCTTCCTCGGCATCCTGGTTTTCACGGCCCCGTATCTTCCCTGGGTGTTGATGGCTTTCAGCCTGGTGGTCCACGGCATCGTACCCAAAGACGAGATTTGTGGAGTGGTCGTCGGTCATATCTGGTATTTCTTCAATGATGTCTATCCGTCTCTTCATGGCGGCCACCGTCCCCTGGACCCTCCAGGATGGTGGATCCGGCTATTCGAGTCTAGGGCCAGCGCGGGAACCGATACGGCGAACTTGAACCGGGATTTCGCGGCCGCTGCGGCACCTGAAGTCCGATGA